AATGTTAAAGGCAATAACACCGGTATGATCTTGTGGATCTTGCGGGCCATAAACTGTGACACCGTCAATTGCTTGTAATTTAGGCATGACATAGTCTACTAAGCTTTGTTCATAAGCGTGGATTTCATCCATCCCAATGGCAGACAAATAATCAACTGCTGCTCCTAGACCGATTCCTCCGGCAATGTTAGGTGTACCCGCTTCAAATTTCCAAGGCAATTCTTTCCATGTACTGTCGTATAAATTAACAAAATCAATCATCTCGCCACCAAATTCCACAGGCTCCATTTGATCCAACCATCGACGTTTGCCATATAAAACACCAATACCAGTTGGGCCACACATCTTATGACCACTAAAGGCATAAAAATCAGCATCCAATTGTTGAACATCCACTTTCATATGGGGAACAGATTGTGCGCCGTCTACGACCATAACAGCATCATTTGCGTGGGCTAGAGCAATCAATTCTTCAATTGGATTAATCCCACCTAAAACATTTGAAACATGGGCAATCGAAACAATTTTAGTTTTTGGCCCGATTTTACGCTTGGCATCAGCTAAATCAAGATAACCTTCTGGCGTAATATCGATATAAACTAATTTAGCCTTTTTTTGTTGCGCCAATTGCTGCCAGGGAATGATATTGGAATGATGTTCCATATAAGAGATGACAATTTCATCACCAGCTTCAACAAATTTAGCGCCAAAACTTTTGGCAACCCAGTTTAAGCTAGTCGTTGTGCCTCGCGTAAACAAAACCTCTGCTGTTTCTTTGGCATTAATAAAAGTACGTACTTTTTCTCTGGCACCTTCATAAGCTTGTGTTGCTCGTTCTGCTAAGGTATGAACACCACGGTGAACATTCGCATTATCTTGATGATAATAGGCAGTCAATTTATCTAACACAGCTTCAGGCTTTTGTGTTGTCGCGGCATTGTCTAAATAAACGAGTGGTTCATCGTTGACCAATTGATGTAAGATTGGAAAATCTTGTCTTAATTTTTGGGCATCAATCATCGATTCAACTTCCCTTCAATCACTTCAATAAATTCTTGTTGGGCCTCTTTCACTGGAATTGCTGTAATAACAGAACCTAAGAAACCACGAATAACTAAGCGTTCTGCTTCTGTTTTAGGCAAACCACGACTCATTAAATAGTACATTTCTTCTGGATCGACGCGACCAACACTGGCTGCGTGTCCGGCAGTGACTTCATTTTCATCAATCAAAAGAATTGGATTAGCATCGCCACGAGCTTTATCAGAAAGCATTAATACGCGACTTTCTTGCTGCGCGTCTGCACCTTTGGCTCCTTTTAAAATATGACCAATACCGTTAAAGGTTAACGTACCTTTTTCACGGATTACACCGTGTTGCAAGATATGACCGATAGAATGTGGTGCTTTATTGGTAACCCGGGTATCAATCCCTTGAATTTGTTTGCCTGCTGAAATGGCAACAACTTTAATTTCAGAATGGGCCCCATTGCCAACTAAATCTGTATCAAAGTCTGCTACGACATCCCCGTCATTCATGACACCAATTGCCCAATCTACCATTGCATCTTGCATTACGTAACCACGACGATTCAAATACGTCGTCAAGTCTACACCTAAGCGGTCAATTGCAGAGTATTTCACTTTGGCCCCAGCTTTGGCGATAACTTCTACAATAATATTAGCGGCTTGTTTTTGTGCTACTTCTTTTTCAGAATTAAAACGCTCCAAGTAAGTAAACTCACTATGCTCATCTGCCACTATTAAAATATGTTTAAAGAAATGCTCTGTACCAGATTGATTTAAAATCGCTTCGATTGGTTCTTTAATCACTACATTTTTAGGAACATATAAAAACACGCCACTATTCATAAAAGCGGTATGGGCAGCAGTTAATTTATCTTCAAAAGGTGTCACTGCTTTTTTCATATAGTACTCGTGAACTAATTCGGGATATTCTTGCATGGCAGTAAAAATATCCGTGAAGATAACACCTTGATCCACTAAATTTTGGGGTAACTGTTCAAAAACAGTAGTGTCGTCTGCTTGTACTAATAATGGATTGTCCTGCATGACATCAAAAGAGGGGACACTTGTTTCTTTTGGTTCTCCACTTAAATGGTCACTGGTTATATTTAATAGTGGCCAGCGGTGAAAACGAACCCGTTCAATTTGTGGCAAAGCTAATTCGTCCACTTGTTCTAAAGCCTGCAAACGCATTTCCAACATCCAAG
The DNA window shown above is from Enterococcus montenegrensis and carries:
- the sufD gene encoding Fe-S cluster assembly protein SufD; its protein translation is MTELKKLLADVTTFSAYKEEPAWMLEMRLQALEQVDELALPQIERVRFHRWPLLNITSDHLSGEPKETSVPSFDVMQDNPLLVQADDTTVFEQLPQNLVDQGVIFTDIFTAMQEYPELVHEYYMKKAVTPFEDKLTAAHTAFMNSGVFLYVPKNVVIKEPIEAILNQSGTEHFFKHILIVADEHSEFTYLERFNSEKEVAQKQAANIIVEVIAKAGAKVKYSAIDRLGVDLTTYLNRRGYVMQDAMVDWAIGVMNDGDVVADFDTDLVGNGAHSEIKVVAISAGKQIQGIDTRVTNKAPHSIGHILQHGVIREKGTLTFNGIGHILKGAKGADAQQESRVLMLSDKARGDANPILLIDENEVTAGHAASVGRVDPEEMYYLMSRGLPKTEAERLVIRGFLGSVITAIPVKEAQQEFIEVIEGKLNR
- a CDS encoding cysteine desulfurase, with the translated sequence MIDAQKLRQDFPILHQLVNDEPLVYLDNAATTQKPEAVLDKLTAYYHQDNANVHRGVHTLAERATQAYEGAREKVRTFINAKETAEVLFTRGTTTSLNWVAKSFGAKFVEAGDEIVISYMEHHSNIIPWQQLAQQKKAKLVYIDITPEGYLDLADAKRKIGPKTKIVSIAHVSNVLGGINPIEELIALAHANDAVMVVDGAQSVPHMKVDVQQLDADFYAFSGHKMCGPTGIGVLYGKRRWLDQMEPVEFGGEMIDFVNLYDSTWKELPWKFEAGTPNIAGGIGLGAAVDYLSAIGMDEIHAYEQSLVDYVMPKLQAIDGVTVYGPQDPQDHTGVIAFNIDGLHPHDVATALDMEGVAVRAGHHCAQPLLKYLNVPATARASFYFYNTKKDADRLIDAIHKTKEFFQHGTI